Part of the Zingiber officinale cultivar Zhangliang chromosome 8A, Zo_v1.1, whole genome shotgun sequence genome, CCTCTGGGTCAACCCGGACTGTGGGCTCAAGACTCGCAAGTATGCCGAAGTCAAGCCTGCTCTCACCAGCATGGTCGCTGCGGCTAAGCTCCTCCGCACTCAACTGGCCAGTGCCAAGTGAGAGAGTTGCCCCAACTTTATCACTCTATTTCATAATAATGTTTGCCGGTTTTGAGCCAGTTATTAGTTGGCCAAGTGTGTCGTGTACTCGTCTTGCTAGAAATCTGTAGTACCTTTAAGCGTTTCAACTCAAGGAAATCTCATGATTCTTGCTTCTgaacacaaacaaacaaattaaTCAATCTTCCGaattttaatataacattaaagaAATTTATGCGGCTAGCAAACAATCTCAATAGAATCGTTGGAGACTTGTGCGTCCGGTCACACAGATCCCTGGGTGAAATGTTTGAAGTAAAATAGATTGCTATTGTCACATTTCTGCAGGACAATCCTCCAAAATTAACcaacgataaaaatttaaaaacagtcTGGCATCATGTCAAAGGGCTACAAGATGAACAGCAACACCGAGGAAAGAAGAATTATAATATATGCTAAGTTTATACCTGAACTTCATTGTCTTTGCCGTTGGACTCCATCTTTTTTGTCCTCTTTGTTTAGTTCTCTTTCTTATTTTTCCTATTACATGTTGCATCAGACAGCTAACACAATGCTTAAGCCTCGATTCAGGACGAACTCTCATTGCTGACTCAGTCATGTTATCAAGTGCTATATATACTTGCTTTACTAATTCTGCAAACATCAATCTCCTCTCCCCATCAAGTTTAGGGAAGCTTGCATCTAGCATTCTTTAGTTCCATGGCTTCCAAGCAGATGTTTGCATTAATTCTCGCCATCGTCTCTGCTGTTGCTCCATTTGCCATGTCAGGAGATATTGTGGTTGGTGGTAAAGAAGGCTGGAGGCCTGGCTTCAACTACACTGAATGGGCTGCTGCCCAAAAGTTCTGGGTTGGCGACAATCTGGGTAATTTCTATATAAATCAGAACAGGATTGTAGTGTGCCTAGTTGTGATTAAATGTCTGTAAAGCTGTCATTAAATGATGGTAGGAATAAGACTGTACATTTGTTTTGCAGTTTTCAACTACCCTCCAGGAGTTCACAATGTCATCCCAGTGAACGGAACGGAATTCAAGGCGTGCAACGTTACCCACTCGCCCCGTAACTTCACCTCCGGCCGTGATGTGGTGCCTCTCAAAACTTCAGGGAGGAAATGGTACCTATGTGGGGTTGCAGATCACTGCTCTAAGGGCCAGAAGGTCGCCGTCACTGTTCTTCCGGCGGCGACTCCTGCTCCTGCCTGGCCTCCCACTGCCCCTGCCTGGCCTCCGGCTGCTCCGACACCTGCTGCTCCTGCGCCGAGTTCGTCCATCCAAATCATGTCAAACACGTACAAGGTGCtgatggcggcggcggcggcggctgcgTTGATTGTGTGGGCGTGAGGAATTTTCAAGATGCTGAATTGGTTCTAAAATAAATGCGTTTAAAGTAATGTGTGGGATTGGTGTTTGTCATGACATTGGGCAGTAAGTTCTTTGGATTCAATAACCTATAAATTAATGAAAGTTGAGCGCTTTGATTTAGTTAAGTAATACAATTTATCTTGTTTCTTCTTCTGCGTATTTGGATCATATATATGTTGCTTTCTCCGTTGTGCCTTAAGCTGCTAGACTCATCTGTTGATTCTACACCCATCAGTAGGGGTATAAATTGACCCACACAGTCCCGAGCAGGGTTAGGGTTGAATTAGTCCCGAGGAGGGTTGAATTGATTAATATGAGATAGAGTTGTTATCATATATATGGCAAGGGTTCAAATTTCGATAAAATCGaggaaaaaaattttctttcgtaCTGATCAATTATAATTTTTCGATTTATCTCAACATAGATAATCGTAGAGTCAATCATATGGCATCGTTAGGATGACATATTCTATCTTTTATTGTTATAAATTGGCTCACACAGTGGCATGACCTGATTTGATCCTATCTAATTAGGGTCAGATCAGGATGACCACGGTTAATTCGAGGATTACACTTGAATGGGAATGATATGGATTGTGTCAATTGGATTAAGTAACTATTTTGTTAAGAATTTTCATGTATTATgtttcggcaatttaccaaaggacgcacgtggaaatttaaatttatcaaaaagcatacactactttggtatttaccaaagagcgcacttttttaaatgcatttcctattttaccctcctaataatttgactttttctattgtttttcttttcttcactatatATATTTCTCTCTCTTATCTGTCGGCAAAGATAAGAATAATattagtcaatttttaatcacattttaatacatttgaataagtcaaaataaataatggacaccatatttggactccttacaattttagaaatctacaggaactgaaatgggtgcaatcggagctttctaggtcgatcagtgggtttcggtcaaaacccactgatggactttctatggatttctaaaattgcaaagagttcaaatatggtgtacattatttattttggctttttatagatgttaacaagcaaaatcaaagaatcggcataaaagcccacgttgggcctgatttgagtccatataAGACCCAATGTGggttttttgccgattctttaattttacttattaacatctataaaaagccaaaataaataatggacatcatatttgaactccttgcaattttagaaatccatagaaactgaaataagtgcaatcggagctctctaggtccatcagtgagttttgaccgaaatccacttatcgacctagaaagctccgattgcactcatttcattttctgtggatttctaaaattgcaaggagtccaaatatggtgtccattattatttttggcattcctagtggtggaccagaggttttgaaaaaccctaaatctttttttttttttatttaggcctgatatgggagatatcaggcctagtaacaacaaaaaataaaaaaataaaaaaaataaataaagagagatttagggttttcaaaacctctggtccaccactaggagttccaaaaataataatggacaccatattttaactccttgcaattttagaaattcatagaaactgaaatgggtgacatcggagctttctaggtcgatcagtgagtttgcacacatttcagtttctatggatttctaaaattacaaggagttcaaatatgatgtccattatttattttggctttttatagatgttaacaagtaaaattaaagaatcggcaaaaaaacccacattgggcctgatgtGGACTCaaatcagacccaacgtgggcctgatatggaatgatatcagacccacgttgggcctgatatagaatgatatcagccccaagttgggcctgatatgattccatatcaggtccaacgtggacttttatgccgattctttgattttgcttgttaacatctataaaaagccaaaataaataatgtacaccatatttgaactccttgcaattttagaaatccatagaaactgaaatgagtgcaatcggagctctctaggtccatcagtggattttgaccgaaacccactgatcggcCTAGAaaactccgattgcactcatttcagttcctgtagatttctaaaattgcaaggagtccaaatatgatgtccattattatttttggcattcctagtggtgaaccagaggttttgaaaaaccctaaatctttttttctttttttttttccttttttttttaggcatgatatgaagagatatcatgcccacgttgggcctgatatctcttcatatcaggcccaatttgggcttgatatctcccatatcaggcccaaacaacaaaaaataaaaaaataaaaaaaagaaataaagagaaatttagagttttcaaaaccttaagtccaccactaggagtgtcaaaaataataatggacaccatatttgaactccttgcaattttagaaattcatagaaactgaaatgggtgcaatcagaactttctaggtcgatcagtgggtttcggtcaaaacccacttatggatctagagagttccgattgcacccatttcagtttctatggatttctaaaattgtaaggagttcaaatatggtgtccattatttattttgactttttatagatgttaacaagcaaaattaaataatcgataaaaaaacctacattgggcctgatataaacTCAAATCaagcccaacatgggcctgatatataatgatatcaggcccacgttggacctgatatggaatgatatcatgcccacgttgggcctgatatgattccatatcaggcccaacgtgggcttttatgttgattctttgattttacttgttaacatctataaaaagccaaaataaataatgtacactatatttgaactccttgcaattttagaaatccatagaaactgaaatgagtacaatcggagttctctagatccatcagttggttttgaccaaaacccactgatcgacctagaaagctccgattgcacccatttcagttcctgtggatttctaaaattgtaaggagtccaaatatggtgtccattatttattttagcttcttcaaatgtattaaaatgtgattaaaaattgactaatgttattcctatcTTCTGCGACAGAGGAGAGCTAGagagaaaaagtcaaattatcaagagggtaaaataggaaatgtatttaaaaaagtgcgctctttggtaaataccaaagtaatgtacgtcttttgataaatttagatttccacgtgcgccctttggtaaattacCGAATTATGTTTCCTTACATCATATTTGATtgtaaaaataaatttagaatattaatttctataaattataatttaaaataatttttacgatTAAGTTTTAGGAAATTATGATGCCTAATAATTATTCTTGAACTCTATGTATTCTTTTTCCCCAAaatgttatttatttttaaaaatgtatatgatgaataaataaatcaattagaTGAATTGGACAGGTCAAATAAGTTGCGTTGGACATCTCAAGATGAGTGGATGAATCAATTTTGCTGATCGAATCAAATAAATGAATTAGCTAGTTAAACAGAGAGGGTGATCGAATCAAATGGTGGGTCAGTTAAACTAATTGATcaagttaaaaaataattaatgaaaaatgagGCATTGAGATTAGGAGGATAAATCAACGGGGTAGAATTTCTGATAGTATTAATTACAAGAAAATATACTAAACACACACATACGAAATCTATGTAAAAAAATCCCTTTTATAAACAATTAATTCAATATACATAGATTGAAATCTAgtaaaatttttgaaagaaaatccTTTGCAACCGTTGCTAAATTTTTTCACGCATGAAAAATCTCACTAGAAGATCTCATTTTCTTCTCCATACTCCATCGTCTTCGTCGCGCGCCGGCATGACCGGCTTTAGGCATAGGCCCCAATTTTTATTAGGgtccattatttttaatatattaaatatattttttaaatagaatGAAAAACATAATAAAAGATTGTGCAATCTCATTCTAAAGATTGTGCAATCTCATTCTCTAATAAttgagatttatttttaatatattaaatttttttatatatatttttaagagaATGGAAAAGAATAGTACCACatgaataaatatttaatttcaatcTATCAAAGCTTTAGATTTTACATAGAACTCAATAGAATCACAAAGggactttttttttaataaattaaatttatttttaattataaaacataATCTATTTCTCTTCAATATCTCTGAAACATAGTCTACTATCGTTACATTTCTTATTCATTAGTGAAGTTTTCTCTTTAATCAATaagaatataaattaaaattttttatcatattCATACAATGTGAAATAAAaatgctaatttttttttaagttctccctcttctccttttccAACTCCCCCTCTCTGTGTTTCTCTTGCTCATTGAGATTCGAGACTCTACGTCTCCACCTAACACTAACATGCTGATTCGGTCGGTACTATGATGCTCTTTGTTTATTTAATTCAAATGTTTATGCATTCATCCATATTGTGCTGGATCAAAAtggaagattttattattttttagcaaTAATGAGTTAGATACCTATATCCCCCATTGTGGAGGATATTTGAGGGATGAATGGAAATCACCGGGCACAAGTGTTTGCCCGATGATTTCCTCTTGTGGGGCCCCCCATTTTGGTGGACTGCCACTATTTacggtttttatttttttattttaattaaatatggtGGGTCCCACCAAAAATGGTAGGTGTCGTGactttagattttttttgttttgtttaatttaattaaattcagaacattaaaaaatttaaaacaaatcaaACGTTAACGTTCGAAAAAACAACGTTCAGAAAATTAAATGTTCGAAAACTTAAATGTTGAGTAACGTTTAATTTCTTCCTATATATACATCTTTTCTTTCATCTATTTTCATCATTTTAATACTCATTGCCTACAAAAAATttagagaaaaatggataaaAATTCTGGTCATTATTTTAGGGATTTGTTCAACTCTCCAAATATCGACGAAAATTCTAGTGAAAAAAGTTCTCAAGTTTGTTAT contains:
- the LOC122012438 gene encoding blue copper protein 1a-like, which translates into the protein MASKQMFALILAIVSAVAPFAMSGDIVVGGKEGWRPGFNYTEWAAAQKFWVGDNLVFNYPPGVHNVIPVNGTEFKACNVTHSPRNFTSGRDVVPLKTSGRKWYLCGVADHCSKGQKVAVTVLPAATPAPAWPPTAPAWPPAAPTPAAPAPSSSIQIMSNTYKVLMAAAAAAALIVWA